In a genomic window of Ipomoea triloba cultivar NCNSP0323 chromosome 3, ASM357664v1:
- the LOC116011796 gene encoding pentatricopeptide repeat-containing protein At1g80150, mitochondrial produces MQSLRVVRRFGTAHRIAAAPSIASKDTSSIASNTSVSKKKPIKVDEPALIRLKKERDPEKLFNLFRANAHNKVVVENRFAFQDTVSRLAGAGRFDYIENLLEQQKTLPQGRREGFVVRIIMLYGSAGMVKHAIDTFYNMHLYGCHRTVKSLNAALKVLTLSRDPEAIDSFLKDVSFKFSISLDIFSINIIVKAFCEMGILDKAYLVMAEMEKLGISPDVVTYTTLISAFYRINRVEVSNGLWNLMVLKGCMPNLATFNVRIQFLVNRGRAWDANKLLDLMHRLGIAPDEITYNLVIKGFCRAGFLDMAKRVHSSLHGNGLKSNEKIYQTMIHYLCKAGEFNLAYTMCKDSMKNNWFPSVDSIIILLEGLQRYGGLEGIEKARFLITLAKRRVPPFSADQLKAMQSILSK; encoded by the coding sequence ATGCAATCTCTGCGCGTGGTTCGCAGATTTGGAACTGCACATCGTATTGCCGCAGCTCCCAGCATTGCATCCAAAGATACTTCCAGTATTGCTAGTAATACATCGGTCTCTAAGAAAAAACCAATTAAAGTGGATGAACCTGCACTTATAAGGTTGAAAAAAGAAAGAGATCCCGAGAagctatttaatttgttcaggGCAAATGCGCATAATAAGGTTGTTGTTGAGAACCGGTTTGCATTTCAGGACACGGTTTCTCGCTTGGCAGGAGCTGGCAGATTTGATTACATTGAGAATTTGCTCGAGCAGCAGAAGACTCTACCGCAAGGTAGACGGGAGGGTTTTGTAGTTCGAATTATAATGTTGTATGGGAGCGCTGGAATGGTGAAGCATGCTATTGATACTTTCTATAATATGCATTTATACGGTTGTCATAGGACTGTTAAGTCGCTCAATGCTGCTCTCAAGGTTTTGACTCTATCCCGTGATCCAGAGGCTATTGATTCGTTTTTGAAAGATGTGTCGTTTAAGTTCAGTATTAGTTTAGATATATTTTCGATCAACATTATTGTCAAGGCATTTTGTGAAATGGGTATTTTGGATAAGGCTTATCTGGTAATGGCTGAGATGGAAAAGTTGGGAATAAGCCCGGATGTAGTTACATATACAACGCTTATATCTGCCTTTTACAGAATTAATAGAGTGGAGGTCAGTAATGGCTTGTGGAACCTTATGGTGCTTAAGGGCTGCATGCCTAACCTTGCAACATTTAATGTTAGGATACAGTTCTTGGTGAATCGGGGGCGAGCTTGGGATGCTAATAAATTATTGGATTTAATGCATAGACTTGGGATAGCTCCTGATGAGATTACTTATAACCTCGTAATCAAAGGATTTTGCAGAGCTGGTTTTCTTGATATGGCTAAAAGGGTCCATTCTTCTTTGCATGGCAATGGTTTGAAATCCAATGAAAAAATTTATCAAACCATGATTCATTACCTCTGTAAAGCGGGTGAGTTTAACTTGGCATATACAATGTGCAAAGATAGTATGAAAAATAACTGGTTCCCAAGTGTCGATAGTATTATAATTCTACTTGAAGGGCTACAGAGATATGGAGGATTGGAAGGGATCGAAAAAGCTCGATTTCTCATCACTTTGGCCAAGAGAAGAGTTCCTCCTTTTTCTGCAGATCAATTGAAAGCGATGCAATCTATATTATCAAAGTGA